One Coccinella septempunctata chromosome 1, icCocSept1.1, whole genome shotgun sequence DNA window includes the following coding sequences:
- the LOC123309087 gene encoding longitudinals lacking protein, isoforms A/B/D/L isoform X2 yields MEDDQQFCLRWNNHQSTLVSVFDTLLESGTLVDCTLAAEGKYLNAHKVVLSACSPYFESLLSKHYDKHPILILKDVKFQELKAMMDYMYRGEVNISQDQLGALLKAAESLQIKGLSDNRKGGDVKPAAPIQPKSPQPASTIPKVQGLTIEQRTRDDSREGSQSPGPRKKKRIRRKSEDLDNHDVHSNSSESHSNHGPTAQNIPLPAPSKLAADVPEPLETKSEIILRHKPSDEMIPQVPIKEKIETHTELMLEPKSEYVEEMNEDSIEDLTLDDDDMSNMEHMGDGAGPSHGNMGEGSSQGFGSWHLGNQSQDEVFLAAQEAVGAHRDSQDASMELIENATNLALDPNLTHWTFQVIDPEIDSLEPLLSQTSSHNLSLEKVMQEAVSGENMEDVTITILEDVAKSEVDLEEPTYIKIDTVCPEVVVDKKPVIRRGKKSHTLIELENFHRENGYECPDCRKVYRARKNLARHIRVECGKKPPLSCAYCPYRSYRNNEIQNHIKNKHMVCFFSKSE; encoded by the exons ATGGAAGACGATCAGCAGTTTTGTTTACGGTGGAATAATCATCAATCCACATTGGTATCTGTTTTTGATACCTTACTAGAAAGTGGAACTCTGGTTGATTGTACCTTGGCTGCGGAGGGAAAATATCTCAACGCACACAAAGTAGTCTTATCCGCCTGCAGCCCATATTTTGAG TCATTATTGTCCAAACACTATGACAAACATCCAATACTTATACTCAAAGACGTTAAATTCCAAGAACTTAAAGCCATGATGGACTATATGTACAGAGGAGAAGTGAACATATCACAAGATCAATTAGGAGCATTATTAAAGGCAGCAGAATCTTTACAAATAAAAGGCCTTTCAGACAATAGAAAAGGGGGCGATGTTAAACCAGCAGCCCCCATACAACCTAAAAGTCCTCAGCCAGCCTCAACGATACCAAAAGTACAAGGCCTAACGATAGAACAACGGACGAGAGATGATAGTAGGGAAGGGTCGCAGTCACCTGGGCCAAGGAAGAAAAAACGTATAAGGCGGAAGAGTGAAGATTTGGATAATCATGACGTTCATTCAAATTCTTCAGAGTCACATAGTAATCATGGACCTACCGCCCAAAACATTCCGTTACCTGCCCCTTCCAAGTTAGCTGCCGATGTGCCTGAACCTTTAGAAACCAAATCTGAAATTATTCTTAGGCATAAACCAAGTGACGAAATGATCCCTCAAGTTCCTATCAAAGAAAAAATAGAAACACATACAGAACTGATGCTAGAACCAAAGTCTGAATATGTTGAGGAAATGAATGAGGACAGTATTGAAGATTTGACGTTAGATGATGATGATATGAGTAATATGGAGCATATGGGTGACGGGGCTGGGCCAAGTCATGGCAACATGGGTGAGGGATCAAGCCAAG GTTTTGGTTCTTGGCACCTAGGTAATCAAAGTCAAGATGAAGTGTTCTTAGCGGCACAAGAGGCCGTTGGTGCGCATCGAGATTCACAAG ATGCATCAATGGAGCTGATAGAGAACGCGACAAACCTAGCTCTGGACCCAAACCTCACTCATTGGACATTCCAAGTGATCGATCCTGAGATCGATTCTTTAGAGCCTTTACTTTCTCAAACATCCTCGCATAACTTGTCGCTAGAAAAGGTTATGCAGGAGGCAGTGAGTGGAGAGAATATGGAAGACGTTACAATCACCATTCTCGAAGACGTGGCGAAATCAGAGGTCGATTTAGAAGAGCCAACTTATATAAAAATAGACACAGTCTGTCCGGAAGTTGTTGTTGACAAAAAACCCGTGATCAGAAGGGGAAAAAAAAGTCACACATTGATAGAACTCGAGAATTTCCACAGGGAGAACGGTTACGAGTGTCCTGACTGCAGAAAAGTCTACAGGGCGAGGAAAAACCTAGCCCGTCATATAAGGGTGGAGTGCGGCAAGAAACCGCCACTGTCATGCGCATATTGCCCATATCGAAGTTACAGGAACAACGAGATACAAAATCATATAAAAAATAAGCACATGGTTTGTTTTTTCTCTAAGTCAGAGTGA